In the genome of Calliopsis andreniformis isolate RMS-2024a chromosome 10, iyCalAndr_principal, whole genome shotgun sequence, one region contains:
- the LOC143185156 gene encoding uncharacterized protein LOC143185156, which translates to LETAEIWCQPQGQARGPWIRGVPLPLPVWAHYESPALTVPTVEQYEELAGSVELETQHLLREHRYNTIGNFLKFYRDYIASGESVLERFYRKYQPFITAEHHTCVGLGFELLNRLRNLNKRFPGIASGLYLVSCEETIDNVASYVGGPPAADSREKEHVLVCLKIEISGRRGIMLLDPGYHVARVITVMEDKSYPHTGWFIQSDELDCKKEYNYFLCPNDPDYVEWHERKTRPGALERTQVALIYVARPYLTAIDVTERRNLVYNFRSLLARDTKGHVTAGIYFPVVLDMNNAHIFTIFYQTSNGKKRVKMAFNKFSNLSKISPDVEEKKIIAECARQLGLSQEMLEELLSALATIMNDSSFLAQLLAINAKINTLAKDN; encoded by the exons CTCGAAACGGCAGAGATATGGTGCCAGCCACAGGGGCAGGCACGCGGGCCCTGGATCAGGGGTGTGCCGCTACCCCTGCCGGTTTGGGCCCATTATGAGTCACCAGCCCTGACCGTTCCAACGGTCGAACAGTATGAGGAACTAGCAGGCAGCGTTGAATTAGAAACGCAGCATTTATTGCGCGAGCATCGCTACAACACTATTGGCAATTTCCTTAA ATTCTATAGGGACTATATTGCAAGTGGGGAAAGTGTACTGGAAAGATTTTACCGTAAATATCAACCATTCATAACAGCGGAACATCATACCTGTGTCGGCTTGGGATTCGAATTGTTAAACCGGTTGAGGAATTTAAACAAGAGATTTCCTGGTATAGCGAGTGGCCTCTATTTAGTGTCCTGCGAAGAG ACAATTGACAACGTCGCCAGTTATGTCGGTGGACCACCTGCTGCGGACAGCAGGGAGAAGGAACATGTACTAGTGtgcctgaagattgaaattaGTGGACGTCGTGGAATTATGCTCCTTGATCCTGGATATCATGTAGCTCGTGTTATTACTGTGATGGAAGATAAATCTTATCCGCATACAGGCTGGTTTATTCAATCCGATGAACTAGACTGTAAGAAAGAATACAACTACTTTCTATGTCCTAACGATCCTGATTATGTCGAATGGCATGAGAGGAAAACTCGACCTGGTGCCTTGGAGAGAACACAAGTTGCTCTTATATATGTGGCAAGGCCATATTTAACCGCTATAGAtgttacggaacgtagaaatttggtCTATAATTTCAGAAGTCTTCTTGCAAGAGATACCAAAGGCCATGTCACGGCTGGTATATATTTCCCTGTTGTGTTAGACATGAACAATGCACACATTTTTACCATTTTTTATCAAACTAGTAATGGTAAAAAACGAGTTAAAATGGcgttcaacaaattttccaaCTTATCAAAG ATTAGTCCCGATGTTGAAGAAAAGAAAATCATTGCAGAATGTGCTCGGCAGTTAGGCCTGTCACAAGAAATGTTAGAGGAACTACTCTCTGCTCTTGCAACGATTATGAATGACTCATCCTTCCTGGCTCAACTTTTAGCTATCAACGCAAAAATCAACACCTTAGCGAAAGACAATTGA
- the LOC143184413 gene encoding methyltransferase-like protein 25B isoform X1 produces MEMSRIGCCTEKNYFSDALNLFVETQWLYNTPVTDLLTSGSLDSFPQEWLSILQTLENEQINDFVAKKITKPEWSESLKDFVAKCRHIDRLPSINTVISAKPPKNFQTGLSYKKQHEIVHLAHLIHAQCAPKKIKVIVDFGAGLGYVCQLLYYLYGYRVLGLEKNEANVTRARNRQTKVYPDSLAHVKYKCCDLTCNSVETIESILHNEFAESSNVCFIGLHACGDLSVHASKIFFKMKTAQLFILIPCCYHKLSTSESTKLNTSTEKQYFNYFPLSNHLKAAIVNSNIDIGFFLRRPFLRLACQEPADRWNDMSIQTHSNHAFYVLARALLQLYATTNGFSLKKRTQRSTRKSQCSTFETYVKESLNRYILEPKTEKKIQEQGLQLNLDTYEKNIIDLWKDHRNKLKIVEIYTGLQLMLQAPAESLVLQDRLCWMHEQGLEATIIPVMNKQLSPRSYALVSRKR; encoded by the exons ATGGAG ATGTCACGCATAGGTTGCTGTACAGAGAAAAACTATTTTTCGGATGCGTTGAATCTATTTGTTGAAACACAATGGCTTTATAACACTCCAGTTACAGATTTATTAACTAGTGGATCGCTCGATTCATTTCCACaagaatggttgagtattttacAAACTTTAGAAAATGAACAAATCAATGACTTTGTTGCGAAAAAAATAACGAAG CCAGAATGGTCAGAAAGTTTGAAAGATTTTGTTGCAAAATGCAGACATATCGATAGGTTGCCAAGTATAAATACTGTAATATCGGCAAAACCACCGAAAAATTTTCAAACAGGACTTAGTTACAAAAAGCAACATGAAATAGTGCACTTGGCACATTTAATTCATGCACAATGTGCACCAAAGAAGATTAAAGTTATTGTCGATTTTGGTGCAGGTTTG GGATATGTCTGTCAATTATTATACTATTTGTATGGTTATCGAGTTCTTGGCTTGGAAAAAAATGAAGCGAACGTAACTCGTGCTCGAAACAGACAAACGAAAGTGTATCCTGATTCGTTAGCACATGTTAAGTACAAATGTTGCGATCTAACATGTAACTCTGTCGAGACGATAGAAAGTATCTTGCACAATGAATTTGCAGAAAGTTCGAATGTGTGTTTCATTGGTTTACATGCATGTGGAGATCTTAGCGTACATgcatcaaaaatattttttaagatgAAAACAGCACAACTTTTTATTCTGATACCTTGCTGTTATCATAAACTTTCTACAtcggaaagtacaaaattaaatacatcGACTGAGAAacaatatttcaattatttccCTCTATCTAATCACTTAAAAGCTGCAATCGTTAATAGTAATATTGACATTGGGTTCTTCTTGAGACGACCATTTTTACGACTAGCGTGTCAAGAACCAGCAGACAGGTGGAACGATATGTCTATTCAAACTCATAGCAACCATGCTTTCTATGTTCTTGCAAGAGCTCTTCTTCAATTATATGCAACTACAA ATGGTTTTTCCCTTAAAAAACGCACCCAGAGAAGTACAAGAAAGTCACAGTGTTCTACTTTTGAGACCTATGTCAAAGAATCATTAAATAGATACATTTTGGAACCAAAAACTGAAAAAAAGATTCAAGAACAAG GTTTGCAATTAAATCTTGACACGTATGAGAAAAATATAATAGATCTATGGAaagatcatcgtaataaactaaaaatagtGGAAATTTATACTGGTCTACAATTGATGTTACAAGCACCGGCAGAATCGCTTGTATTACAAGATCGATTATGTTGGATGCACGAACAGGGTTTGGAAGCAACAATCATTCCAGTTATGAACAAACAGTTATCCCCACGATCATATGCGCTTGTATCTCGAAAGAGATAG
- the LOC143184412 gene encoding presequence protease, mitochondrial: protein MGTIIRILNLSQKPYLSSFGLQRYLKCNFRTQTNTRFGAEKCGTNLSLDKVKNFQKGQIIHGFIVDEIAKIDEVYLTAIRLIHLRSGAQYLHLARDDTNNVFSVGFRTTPKDSTGLPHILEHITLCGSRKYPCRDPFFRMLRRSLATFMNAMTGPDYTIYPFSTQNLKDYRNLQSVYLDSVFKPNLRELDFRQEGWRLEHEDVNDKNSPIVFKGVVFNEMKGVFNENQAILAEKLLNCILPSHTYSVISGGDPLVIPNLRHIDLVNFHQTYYHPSNSRFYSYGNFPLEEHLKFINSEYLLSVDRIDTSMSEVPSEKRWDKPRKQHITCRPDPMAADPNRQGTIAIGHLCNDINDIQQTFEMHVLSQLLLRGPNSAFYKSLVESNMGVAFGPMTGFDAHCKDTMFVVSLLGVKPDDFETVERIFNDTVQKVIEEGFESDHVEAVLHGIELQMKHQTSNFGLQLLFNLTPLWNHNGNLIQSMRINDAIRKLREEMTKNPKYFQELVKMYLMDNNHRLTLTMLPHEKYDYNKMIAERELLESKLKQLSKAELNQIYEDGQILLQEQQKEEDVNVLPTLKIEDIKADVERYELIDIKVVDVPLQVAVQPTNNVCYYRGIINTQELSSELKSLLPLFNNIIARMGTKRYDYRNFDQMIRLKTGGLNFMTHVVENKSNLLQYEEGILVESYCLDRNVIDMWRLWTELFNNVDLSDLQRFETLVKTNAADLINGIADSGHIYAMSTAASLVSPVTKFKEILSGLQFVSRMKRIAQMQDLSSVLNQMQEISDQILNKQHLRSAINLSENNKSSILDSVSKFYDTLKGSTKDSYIETYDGSIEEVGESAIHYVLPYTVNYVAKAILTVPYTDPDYTPLQVLSKLITSVYLHPEIREKGGAYGGGAILSSNGIFTFYSYRDPNSIRTLDLFDKSYNFLSNYSLPESDINEAKLGVFQRIDSPVSPSNRGMIKFMHNLTDDDIQKQRLQLKAVTKDQLMYVASKYLKPDQKDARVGRALIGPVNHDLLDRHSENWIVQNQEEETQARAVE, encoded by the coding sequence ATGGGAACAATCATAAGGATATTGAATTTATCTCAGAAACCTTATTTATCCTCATTTGGATTACAACGATATTTGAAATGTAATTTTCGTACTCAAACAAATACGAGATTTGGAGCTGAAAAATGTGGAACAAACTTAAGCCTAGATAAAGTAAAGAACTTTCAAAAGGGACAAATTATTCATGGCTTCATAGTGGATGAAATTGCAAAAATAGATGAAGTTTATCTAACTGCTATACGATTAATTCATTTACGCAGTGGAGCGCAATATTTACATTTAGCCAGAGACGATACAAACAATGTTTTCTCTGTTGGATTTAGAACAACGCCAAAAGATTCTACCGGTTTACCTCATATCTTGGAACATATTACTCTTTGTGGTAGCAGAAAATATCCATGCAGAGATCCATTCTTTAGAATGTTAAGACGGTCGTTAGCTACTTTTATGAATGCCATGACTGGACCTGATTATACTATATATCCATTTTCTACACAGAACTTAAAAGATTATCGAAATTTACAGTCTGTATATTTGGATTCAGTGTTTAAACCAAATTTGAGAGAACTTGACTTTAGAcaagagggttggagattggaaCACGAAGATGTTAATGATAAAAATTCACCTATTGTTTTCAAAGGAGTAGTTTTTAACGAAATGAAAGGTGTTTTCAACGAAAATCAAGCTATATTAGCGGAAAAATTACTGAATTGCATTTTACCTAGTCATACATATTCAGTAATTTCCGGAGGAGATCCACTCGTTATTCCTAATTTAAGGCACATTGATCTGGTCAATTTTCATCAAACTTATTATCATCCATCTAACAGTCGATTTTATTCATATGGGAATTTCCCCTTAGAAGAGCATTTAAAGTTCATCAATAGTGAGTACTTACTTTCAGTAGACAGAATCGATACGTCGATGTCGGAGGTTCCTTCAGAGAAACGTTGGGACAAACCAAGAAAACAACATATTACGTGTAGACCAGATCCTATGGCTGCAGATCCTAATCGacaaggtaccatagccattggTCATTTATGCAATGACATAAACGACATACAACAAACTTTCGAAATGCATGTTCTATCTCAACTTCTTCTAAGAGGTCCTAATTCGGCATTCTATAAATCTTTGGTGGAGTCAAATATGGGGGTCGCATTTGGTCCAATGACAGGTTTTGATGCTCACTGCAAAGATACAATGTTTGTTGTAAGTTTGCTTGGCGTTAAACCAGACGATTTCGAGACGGTTGAACGAATTTTTAACGATACTGTACAGAAAGTTATCGAAGAAGGCTTTGAGAGTGATCACGTAGAAGCTGTTCTACATGGCATTGAACTTCAAATGAAGCATCAAACTTCTAATTTCGGGTTACAATTACTTTTTAATCTAACACCTTTATGGAATCATAATGGAAATCTTATACAATCAATGAGAATTAATGACGCGATTAGAAAACTTCGAGAAGAAATGACAAAAAATCCAAAGTATTTTCAAGAATTAGTGAAAATGTACTTGATGGATAACAACCACAGATTAACCTTAACAATGTTGCCGCATGAAAAATATGATTATAATAAAATGATTGCCGAACGTGAATTACTAGAATCAAAATTAAAACAGCTTTCCAAAGCAGAATTAAATCAAATTTACGAAGATGGACAAATTTTGCTTCAAGAACAACAGAAAGAAGAAGATGTAAACGTTCTTCCTACCTTAAAAATAGAAGATATAAAAGCAGATGTAGAACGATACGAGCTTATAGATATAAAAGTAGTCGATGTTCCGTTGCAAGTAGCTGTTCAACCAACGAATAACGTTTGCTATTATCGAGGAATTATAAACACGCAAGAACTAAGCTCAGAATTAAAAAGTTTACTACCATTGTTTAACAACATTATCGCGAGAATGGGTACAAAGCGTTACGATTATAGGAATTTTGATCAGATGATAAGATTGAAAACTGGTGGCTTAAATTTTATGACTCATGTTGTCGAAAATAAAAGTAATTTATTGCAATATGAGGAAGGAATACTAGTAGAATCTTATTGCTTAGATCGTAATGTAATCGATATGTGGAGATTATGGACAGAATTGTTTAATAACGTTGATCTGTCGGATCTTCAAAGATTCGAAACACTTGTTAAAACAAATGCAGCAGATTTGATTAATGGAATCGCAGATTCGGGTCACATATATGCAATGAGCACTGCGGCTAGTTTAGTTTCACCAGTTACCAAATTCAAAGAAATTCTGTCGGGATTGCAATTTGTTTCAAGAATGAAAAGGATAGCGCAGATGCAAGACTTAAGTTCTGTATTGAATCAAATGCAAGAAATATCTGATCAAATTTTAAACAAACAACATTTGCGGTCCGCGATCAATTTATCCGAAAACAACAAAAGCAGCATACTGGATAGTGTTAGTAAATTTTATGATACGTTAAAAGGTTCAACGAAAGATTCGTATATTGAAACATACGATGGAAGTATAGAAGAAGTGGGAGAGAGTGCTATTCACTACGTGTTACCGTATACAGTGAATTACGTGGCAAAGGCAATCCTTACAGTACCATACACAGATCCAGATTATACACCTTTACAAGTACTTTCTAAATTGATTACGTCAGTTTATTTACATCCAGAAATTCGTGAAAAAGGTGGAGCTTACGGTGGTGGTGCAATATTATCGTCGAATGGAATTTTcacattttattcttatagagATCCTAATTCTATTCGTACCTTGGACCTGTTCGACAAATCGTATAACTTTTTATCAAACTATTCACTACCTGAAAGCGATATTAACGAAGCAAAATTGGGGGTGTTTCAACGTATTGATTCCCCAGTTTCTCCGAGCAATCGCGGTATGATTAAATTTATGCACAATCTAACAGACGACGACATTCAAAAACAAAGACTACAGCTGAAAGCTGTGACTAAAGACCAGCTTATGTATGTTGCTTCAAAATATTTGAAGCCTGATCAGAAGGATGCTAGAGTGGGTCGTGCGTTAATTGGACCAGTAAACCATGATTTATTGGATAGGCATTCAGAAAATTGGATAGTTCAGAACCAAGAGGAAGAAACTCAAGCGAGAGCCGTTGAatga
- the LOC143184413 gene encoding methyltransferase-like protein 25B isoform X2, which produces MSRIGCCTEKNYFSDALNLFVETQWLYNTPVTDLLTSGSLDSFPQEWLSILQTLENEQINDFVAKKITKPEWSESLKDFVAKCRHIDRLPSINTVISAKPPKNFQTGLSYKKQHEIVHLAHLIHAQCAPKKIKVIVDFGAGLGYVCQLLYYLYGYRVLGLEKNEANVTRARNRQTKVYPDSLAHVKYKCCDLTCNSVETIESILHNEFAESSNVCFIGLHACGDLSVHASKIFFKMKTAQLFILIPCCYHKLSTSESTKLNTSTEKQYFNYFPLSNHLKAAIVNSNIDIGFFLRRPFLRLACQEPADRWNDMSIQTHSNHAFYVLARALLQLYATTNGFSLKKRTQRSTRKSQCSTFETYVKESLNRYILEPKTEKKIQEQGLQLNLDTYEKNIIDLWKDHRNKLKIVEIYTGLQLMLQAPAESLVLQDRLCWMHEQGLEATIIPVMNKQLSPRSYALVSRKR; this is translated from the exons ATGTCACGCATAGGTTGCTGTACAGAGAAAAACTATTTTTCGGATGCGTTGAATCTATTTGTTGAAACACAATGGCTTTATAACACTCCAGTTACAGATTTATTAACTAGTGGATCGCTCGATTCATTTCCACaagaatggttgagtattttacAAACTTTAGAAAATGAACAAATCAATGACTTTGTTGCGAAAAAAATAACGAAG CCAGAATGGTCAGAAAGTTTGAAAGATTTTGTTGCAAAATGCAGACATATCGATAGGTTGCCAAGTATAAATACTGTAATATCGGCAAAACCACCGAAAAATTTTCAAACAGGACTTAGTTACAAAAAGCAACATGAAATAGTGCACTTGGCACATTTAATTCATGCACAATGTGCACCAAAGAAGATTAAAGTTATTGTCGATTTTGGTGCAGGTTTG GGATATGTCTGTCAATTATTATACTATTTGTATGGTTATCGAGTTCTTGGCTTGGAAAAAAATGAAGCGAACGTAACTCGTGCTCGAAACAGACAAACGAAAGTGTATCCTGATTCGTTAGCACATGTTAAGTACAAATGTTGCGATCTAACATGTAACTCTGTCGAGACGATAGAAAGTATCTTGCACAATGAATTTGCAGAAAGTTCGAATGTGTGTTTCATTGGTTTACATGCATGTGGAGATCTTAGCGTACATgcatcaaaaatattttttaagatgAAAACAGCACAACTTTTTATTCTGATACCTTGCTGTTATCATAAACTTTCTACAtcggaaagtacaaaattaaatacatcGACTGAGAAacaatatttcaattatttccCTCTATCTAATCACTTAAAAGCTGCAATCGTTAATAGTAATATTGACATTGGGTTCTTCTTGAGACGACCATTTTTACGACTAGCGTGTCAAGAACCAGCAGACAGGTGGAACGATATGTCTATTCAAACTCATAGCAACCATGCTTTCTATGTTCTTGCAAGAGCTCTTCTTCAATTATATGCAACTACAA ATGGTTTTTCCCTTAAAAAACGCACCCAGAGAAGTACAAGAAAGTCACAGTGTTCTACTTTTGAGACCTATGTCAAAGAATCATTAAATAGATACATTTTGGAACCAAAAACTGAAAAAAAGATTCAAGAACAAG GTTTGCAATTAAATCTTGACACGTATGAGAAAAATATAATAGATCTATGGAaagatcatcgtaataaactaaaaatagtGGAAATTTATACTGGTCTACAATTGATGTTACAAGCACCGGCAGAATCGCTTGTATTACAAGATCGATTATGTTGGATGCACGAACAGGGTTTGGAAGCAACAATCATTCCAGTTATGAACAAACAGTTATCCCCACGATCATATGCGCTTGTATCTCGAAAGAGATAG
- the Med8 gene encoding mediator complex subunit 8, with protein sequence MQREEKQLDSALEAIIMRVNDLKTAIAAMIFKLEHEYETLNWPNFLDNFALISGHLTSLSKILGPDKAPNLRNLTVLPLRLSPEKDEELLRLTEGRISTFAHDLVPDYLRTKVEPQAEQKMMQLEAKAANLNYETSHKQVAQYMKVINHIWDIANKAREEWESEAGSRTTQTQTSSTADTHALVAAVGMGKGLKSDTVQMVQSGVNSVPSGMMVGRPGNQQQAPGQGSLGNPSMGQMSKAPSAIKTNIKAASQIHPYR encoded by the exons ATGCAAAGAGAAGAAAAACAGTTAGATTCCGCCTTGGAGGCTATCATTATGAGAGTAAATGATCTAAAAACAGCTATTGCTGCAATGATATTCAAGTTGGAACATGAATACGAAACATTGAATTGGCCTAATTTTCTGGATAACTTTGCACTTATTTCAGGACAT CTAACTAGCCTTTCCAAAATCCTTGGACCTGATAAAGCTCCAAATTTACGAAACTTAACGGTACTGCCATTAAGATTAAGTCCTGAGAAAGATGAAGAATTACTTCGGCTGACCGAAGGAAGAATTTCTACATTTGCTCATGATTTAGTACCAGATTATCTACGAACTAAAGTGGAACCTCAGGCTGAACAAAAGATGATGCAACTTGAGGCAAAAGCTGCAAATTTAAACTATGAAACGTCTCAT AAACAAGTGGCACAATACATGAAAGTCATTAATCATATATGGGATATAGCAAATAAAGCACGCGAAGAATGGGAAAGTGAAGCTGGATCTAGAACAACTCAGACTCAGACTAGTAGCACTGCAGATACTCATGCTCTTGTAGCAGCTGTGGGTATGGGTAAAGGTTTGAAG TCCGATACTGTCCAAATGGTTCAATCTGGCGTAAATTCAGTACCTAGTGGAATGATGGTAGGCAGGCCTGGAAATCAACAACAAGCACCAGGGCAAGGATCATTAGGAAATCCGTCTA TGGGACAAATGAGTAAAGCTCCAAGTGCCATCAAAACGAATATTAAAGCAGCGTCACAAATTCACCCGTATAGATAA